The Vulpes vulpes isolate BD-2025 chromosome 8, VulVul3, whole genome shotgun sequence genome has a window encoding:
- the C8H2orf78 gene encoding uncharacterized protein C2orf78 homolog — protein MHSSASAAPIPSSIGSLPLVSAVDVSSSLTMSENFQNPSLLGTPNSLQLSLPVVSNTASLTGSVCSFSRVSAPAVSSAWLLPSASGSSFQPLMGSAYLYQHSSTTTLSEVTGQSQSSTSAASYPGIFRWDVMGSTKKKSSLVRDLTVTIINQDTGVSSMSMAAQYDKTSEANNLVPLYPSLSASLVQGTPSQIPNQGHSLSLPYQEGSQVYYYNQGTLGPLLSGELGPCLQSYGSVSYTGSRASAPQPEMVMVLKEVQPTNVLPPASDSGIYYSVSAQPITETSFQVMETSLGMETSLGLQPPSQAFCLPQTPEFPKSCSSRNIQMLESNPPPELGDISMIAPVQSSSNVLVLPPAPSQQQTENKNLDDIKTKLSKPLDAYQIPIENQDPPLLPLEIPDIHHLLASIDPPGQEEQPGSEDTDLGKNCPSLENQGILENGIESSGGFADVATLVKDIHLPQLFNSLKDLDKSKGAKVIKAKDTRVIKLNQVQEKSSVIKAPSDQVRKNKHKATEPINGAPKAKIQAKNSECLLGGDVVICDAVDSDRAPVNTAKHSNSKSQKAASSRTSKAKSHGQEKTKRTRENNPKKSEESKQSGNKIKAEEKPTIPKMKRKKNQPELSQETFKKPRSCLGMHMLESVQVFHALGKKSDKKTGLSSSRALVSSSNPKDARPSPAIKPWLNTTHEGKGPEKNQIKAQKPDRGADEECSSPSQYELPPPGKVKLVPLPFPIFEKPRPRPVPRRPQSLASHRSAAAHPARPGSTSSAQPAAANLSRPTPASLTGPARPAQPISTNPTRPISTNPTRPGLTNPIRPSVPQSAVSRPAPYKTSSSTSLQREPIPTAVTKLQSPPKPQNQFLLEDFSLQPIPWRKPNVPEPVMSKPITEEQRPEREAMKRQAQLERENAAKYTSLGKMQFFIEREKEMEISQYYGYAI, from the exons AAAATTTCCAAAATCCATCTTTACTTGGAACTCCAAACTCTCTGCAGCTGTCTCTTCCTGTGGTGAGCAATACAGCTTCCCTAACAGGAAGTGTCTGCAGCTTCTCCAGAGTGTCTGCTCCAGCTGTCAGTTCGGCATGGCTACTACCATCAGCTTCTGGTTCCTCTTTCCAGCCACTCATGGGTAGTGCCTACCTGTACCAACATTCCAGTACAACTACGTTGTCTGAAGTTACTGGGCAGAGCCAGAGCTCTACATCAGCTGCTTCCTATCCTGGTATTTTTCGGTGGGATGTCATGGGAAGCACTAAAAAGAAGTCATCTTTAGTCAGAGACctcactgtgactatcattaaCCAGGACACAGGTGTTTCTTCCATGTCTATGGCAGCCCAGTATGACAAAACTTCAGAGGCCAATAACCTGGTTCCTCTGTATCCATCACTTTCTGCCAGCCTTGTTCAGGGAACACCATCTCAGATTCCAAATCAGGGACACAGCCTATCACTTCCCTATCAGGAAGGAAGCCAGGTATACTACTATAATCAAGGCACACTGGGGCCTCTACTGTCTGGAGAACTTGGCCCCTGTCTGCAATCCTATGGTTCTGTGTCCTACACGGGAAGTAGGGCCTCTGCCCCTCAACCAGAAATGGTGATGGTACTCAAGGAGGTTCAGCCCACAAATGTTCTACCACCAGCCTCTGATTCTGGAATATACTACTCTGTGTCAGCTCAACCCATCACAGAAACAAGTTTTCAAG TGATGGAGACCTCGCTGGGGATGGAGACGTCCCTAGGATTGCAACCTCCAAGTCAGGCATTTTGTCTGCCACAAACTCCAGAATTCCCCAAGTCCTGCAGTAGCAGAAATATCCAGATGCTTGAAAGTAACCCACCACCTGAACTTGGAGACATCTCTATGATAGCTCCAGTCCAAAGTTCTAGTAATGTCCTGGTACTGCCTCCAGCTCCCAGCCAGCAACAAACAGAGAATAAGAATTTGGATGATATTAAAACCAAGCTTTCAAAGCCTCTGGATGCCTACCAGATCCCGATAGAAAACCAAGATCCTCCACTACTTCCTTTAGAAATTCCTGATATTCACCACCTCTTGGCCTCCATTGACCCTCCTGGTCAGGAGGAACAGCCTGGTTCTGAAGACACCGATCTGGGAAAAAATTGCCCGAGTCTTGAGAACCAAGGGATCCTTGAAAATGGGATTGAATCTAGTGGTGGTTTTGCAGATGTAGCTACACTGGTGAAGGACATTCATCTTCCCCAGCTCTTTAATTCCTTGAAAGACCTTGATAAATCCAAAGGTGCCAAGGTGATCAAAGCCAAAGATACCAGAGTCATCAAGTTGAACCAGGTGCAAGAAAAGTCAAGTGTCATAAAGGCTCCCTCTGATCAAGTCAGAAAGAACAAACATAAAGCCACTGAGCCTATCAATGGTGCTCCCAAGGCCAAAATCCAGGCAAAAAACTCAGAATGCCTGTTAGGGGGAGATGTGGTTATTTGCGATGCTGTAGACAGTGACAGGGCTCCAGTGAACACGGCCAAGCATTCCAACAGCAAATCTCAGAAAGCTGCATCCAGCAGGACCAGTAAAGCTAAGAGCCATGGGCAGGAAAAGACCAAAAGGACCAGAGAAAACAACCCCAAGAAATCTGAAGAAAGTAAGCAGTCAGGGAACAAAATCAAGGCAGAAGAGAAGCCAACCATTCCCAAGATGAAGCGGAAGAAAAATCAACCCGAGCTTAGTCAAGAGACCTTTAAGAAGCCTCGAAGCTGCCTAGGCATGCACATGTTGGAGTCTGTGCAGGTTTTTCATGCACTGGGGAAGAAGAGTGATAAGAAAACTGGACTGTCTTCCTCCCGGGCCCTGGTAAGCTCCAGCAACCCAAAAGATGCCCGGCCATCCCCAGCTATCAAACCATGGCTTAATACTACACATGAAGGTAAAGGtcctgagaaaaatcaaatcaaagcCCAGAAACCAGACAGGGGTGCTGACGAAGAGTGTTCATCTCCATCCCAGTATGAGCTGCCACCCCCTGGGAAGGTCAAGTTGGTGCCTTTGCCTTTTCCAATCTTCGAGAAGCCTCGACCTCGACCTGTTCCACGCAGGCCACAGTCTCTGGCCTCACATCGTTCTGCTGCGGCTCACCCTGCCAGGCCTGGTTCTACCAGCTCAGCTCAACCTGCTGCAGCCAACCTATCCCGGCCGACTCCTGCCTCCTTGACAGGTCCTGCCAGGCCTGCTCAGCCAATTTCAACCAATCCCACACGGCCAATTTCAACCAATCCCACACGACCAGGTTTGACCAACCCTATCCGGCCTAGTGTCCCACAATCTGCTGTCTCTAGGCCTGCACCCTACAAAACATCATCTTCCACTTCTCTCCAGCGGGAGCCCATTCCCACTGCTGTGACCAAGCTCCAGTCTCCACCCAAACCTCAAAACCAATTTCTACTCGAAGACTTCAGCTTGCAACCAATTCCATGGAGGAAACCCAATGTTCCTGAGCCAGTGATGTCAAAGCCCATCACAGAAGAGCAGAGGCCAGAGCGGGAGGCCATGAAGAGGCAGGCGCAGCTAGAGCGCGAGAATGCTGCCAAATACACTTCTTTGGGGAAAATGCAATTTTTCattgagagggaaaaagaaatggaaatttctcAATACTATGGCTATGCAATATAA